The Acidianus manzaensis genome has a window encoding:
- a CDS encoding prolyl oligopeptidase family serine peptidase: MVEDPYIYLENLEDSRTKKFIEETNKETVQKLGEKASEIYNEILKSLKRENPLSLIALKDDAVVLFYGEKGRIVSLNNNKEVYSSSEYVISSLQRVYGSDKEFAITIGKKGSDKTRLILLPRGKEIDEMADNPFYLNNELCYVKTYTENTPPDGGEIPTQRIICNGEIVYGKDLKPGQFIGVKVINDEIFLVKSNGWRWEELYYGERLDNLKKIDEGEIIIPIKDGPIYLKNNMIKNKDKEMIKIDYPVVDVVSGEDFIAVEVIKDYRTPILYYDINGKKREEEENHDNVSVMDANNDNLYLIETSFNFRYRIIKNGKTILESEEKENFSVNDIYVKDETLLHGFLVSQQDRPKGVIVYGYGGFRVSLLPFYSVTFSYLIKNGYSVLITNLRGGYENGEEWHKAGMLLNKKNVFKDFETFIKLVKHLGGKVIAMGGSNGGLLVGATINEEPVDCAIISHPVLDMMRYHKLYVGKYWLEEYGNPDDPKYKEYLLSYSPYHNIKGKLPKTLVVTGINDDRVHPAHALKYVAKRKEEFNDKNVLLLTQDKGHAISDPESTAQEFSYEIAFIEECIENKL; this comes from the coding sequence ATGGTTGAAGATCCATACATATATTTAGAAAATTTGGAAGATTCTAGAACAAAAAAGTTTATTGAAGAAACAAATAAAGAAACTGTGCAAAAATTAGGGGAAAAGGCTTCAGAAATTTATAATGAAATTCTGAAATCTCTTAAGAGGGAAAATCCTTTATCTTTAATAGCATTGAAAGACGACGCAGTAGTACTATTTTATGGTGAAAAAGGCAGGATCGTTTCTCTAAATAATAATAAGGAAGTTTATTCTTCATCTGAATATGTAATATCTTCTCTACAAAGAGTTTATGGAAGTGATAAAGAGTTTGCGATAACTATAGGCAAAAAAGGAAGTGATAAGACAAGATTAATTCTCTTACCCAGAGGAAAGGAAATCGATGAAATGGCTGATAATCCATTTTATCTAAATAACGAATTATGTTACGTAAAGACGTATACAGAGAATACACCTCCTGATGGAGGAGAAATTCCGACTCAAAGGATAATATGTAATGGGGAAATAGTTTACGGAAAAGACCTTAAGCCAGGTCAATTTATAGGAGTAAAAGTGATAAATGATGAGATATTTTTAGTTAAATCTAATGGATGGAGATGGGAAGAACTCTATTATGGTGAAAGATTAGATAATTTAAAGAAAATAGATGAAGGAGAGATAATAATTCCTATAAAGGATGGTCCTATTTATCTTAAAAACAATATGATTAAGAATAAAGATAAAGAAATGATAAAAATAGATTATCCGGTTGTTGATGTAGTATCGGGCGAGGACTTCATTGCAGTAGAGGTTATAAAGGATTATAGAACTCCTATCCTATATTATGATATAAATGGAAAGAAAAGAGAAGAGGAAGAAAACCACGATAACGTATCTGTAATGGATGCAAATAATGATAATTTATATTTGATAGAAACTTCTTTTAATTTTAGATATAGAATTATAAAAAATGGAAAAACGATTCTCGAGAGTGAAGAAAAAGAGAATTTTTCAGTCAATGATATTTACGTAAAAGACGAGACATTACTTCATGGTTTTCTAGTATCACAACAAGACAGACCAAAAGGAGTTATAGTCTATGGCTATGGAGGATTTAGAGTTTCGCTTTTGCCTTTTTATTCCGTAACATTTAGTTATTTAATTAAAAATGGATATTCCGTATTAATTACTAATTTAAGAGGAGGATATGAAAATGGTGAAGAATGGCATAAGGCTGGTATGCTTCTAAATAAAAAGAACGTTTTCAAAGATTTTGAAACTTTCATAAAATTAGTAAAACATTTAGGAGGTAAAGTAATAGCTATGGGAGGAAGCAATGGAGGACTATTAGTAGGAGCAACAATAAATGAAGAACCAGTAGATTGTGCTATAATTTCTCATCCAGTGCTAGACATGATGAGATATCATAAGCTCTACGTAGGAAAATATTGGCTAGAGGAGTATGGGAATCCTGATGATCCTAAATATAAGGAATATCTCCTGTCATATAGTCCATATCATAATATAAAGGGAAAATTACCTAAGACCTTAGTAGTTACTGGTATTAATGACGATAGAGTTCATCCAGCTCATGCATTAAAATATGTAGCAAAGAGAAAGGAGGAATTTAACGATAAAAATGTACTCTTATTAACTCAAGATAAAGGTCACGCAATCTCAGATCCAGAATCTACAGCACAAGAATTCAGTTACGAAATAGCATTTATTGAAGAATGTATTGAAAATAAGTTATAA
- the tfs4 gene encoding transcription factor S4 produces the protein MKFCPKCGSYMKPKGEFMVCIKCGYKEKGVEKIIYTEKKNHDRDVTVVADGKTVKGSIALNLCPRCGNAVVIKIGKKYKCKSCGYIFS, from the coding sequence ATGAAATTCTGCCCTAAATGTGGATCTTACATGAAACCTAAAGGAGAATTTATGGTTTGTATTAAATGTGGTTACAAGGAGAAAGGTGTAGAGAAAATTATCTATACTGAAAAGAAAAATCATGATAGAGACGTTACAGTAGTAGCAGATGGAAAAACTGTAAAAGGATCTATAGCATTAAATCTTTGTCCTAGGTGCGGTAATGCAGTAGTAATAAAAATAGGCAAAAAATATAAGTGCAAATCTTGCGGATATATTTTTAGCTAA
- a CDS encoding MFS transporter: MSNNVDYRILDTSKVASFHKKLTVLAALGPFTDAFNEFGASVSLIAVSVLFHLSPVMLGIVTGGYWAGVAGGAIVGGLASDKIGRKKLFVYDTIGMAIFALLSAASFDGISFFIFRFFLGAFIGIDYAAAVPLVSEYAPSDKRGRLLSMEKVFFMLGTIATVGIGLGLTTLVGVYTAWRIDFIIAAIPPLILLALRRKMPESLRWAVDKGDKGKIQQILDSLKNCGLAPEIDLNAMTPKASSIANNLKTFFSKTYIRQVVYIFWIGTAYALTVNLVSVYSSKVLTDLGATSTESLLGTLSIDILGTFGVIVTVFAADKVGRKNLGTLGFGLGAIPMAVLYAAYIYHMLSIPLVIAMFSLFFFINVGFVGTLQYVPAAEVFPTGLRGLSVGWEKLFEFGLALPMLALYGLLGVANSLLLDTILSVIGAVVFFILALETKQMTLEEIQDKYVGEGLTYAMGTPKDDIISRNLRDNSDTNSDDFDDSNK; the protein is encoded by the coding sequence ATGTCAAATAATGTAGACTATAGGATATTGGATACTTCGAAAGTAGCTTCCTTTCACAAGAAACTAACAGTGCTAGCTGCACTAGGTCCATTTACTGACGCATTTAACGAATTCGGAGCTTCAGTATCATTAATAGCAGTAAGCGTTCTTTTTCATCTTAGTCCGGTAATGTTAGGAATAGTTACTGGCGGTTATTGGGCTGGAGTAGCAGGTGGAGCAATAGTAGGAGGATTAGCATCAGATAAAATCGGTAGAAAGAAACTATTCGTTTATGATACTATTGGAATGGCAATATTTGCCCTGCTAAGTGCTGCGTCCTTTGATGGAATTTCATTCTTCATCTTTAGATTCTTTTTAGGTGCATTCATTGGAATTGACTATGCTGCAGCAGTACCTTTAGTATCGGAATATGCGCCTTCGGATAAGAGAGGAAGATTATTATCAATGGAAAAAGTATTTTTCATGCTAGGAACTATAGCTACAGTTGGAATAGGATTAGGACTTACAACATTAGTAGGCGTATATACTGCATGGAGAATAGATTTTATTATAGCTGCAATACCTCCATTAATATTATTAGCTTTAAGGAGAAAAATGCCTGAAAGCCTAAGATGGGCAGTTGATAAAGGAGACAAAGGTAAAATTCAACAAATTTTAGACTCATTAAAGAATTGCGGACTAGCGCCAGAGATTGATTTGAACGCTATGACACCTAAAGCGTCATCTATCGCAAATAACTTAAAGACATTCTTTAGCAAAACTTACATAAGGCAAGTAGTTTATATATTCTGGATTGGTACAGCATATGCGTTGACAGTAAATTTAGTTTCAGTATACTCTAGTAAAGTACTCACAGATTTAGGAGCAACGTCTACTGAATCACTGTTAGGAACATTATCTATTGATATCCTAGGAACTTTTGGAGTAATAGTTACAGTATTTGCAGCTGATAAGGTAGGAAGAAAGAATCTGGGAACTTTAGGATTTGGATTAGGTGCAATTCCAATGGCTGTTCTTTACGCTGCTTACATATATCATATGTTATCAATACCTCTAGTGATAGCTATGTTTTCATTGTTCTTCTTCATAAATGTAGGATTTGTAGGAACATTACAATATGTACCAGCAGCTGAAGTATTTCCAACTGGGTTAAGAGGGCTATCAGTAGGATGGGAGAAATTATTTGAATTTGGTCTTGCACTACCAATGTTAGCATTATATGGTTTATTAGGTGTTGCTAATTCATTGTTATTGGATACAATATTATCAGTGATAGGTGCAGTAGTATTCTTTATATTAGCTTTAGAAACTAAGCAAATGACGTTAGAAGAAATTCAAGATAAATATGTAGGAGAAGGATTAACTTATGCTATGGGTACTCCAAAAGATGATATTATATCTAGAAATTTAAGAGATAATTCTGATACAAATTCTGATGACTTTGATGATTCAAATAAGTAA
- a CDS encoding HAD-IIB family hydrolase encodes MEKILVLSDFDRTLADENDGFVIKKDIVKKINDFIQSHRNILFFVVTGRERKNIRGVKRKSVFELANGLKPTGWILENGSIIIIDNKEYIEVSKDWLSDIQKISEQLTKNGIDHALGETIIFADNTWDKRDLLNKIVSKVSEGRGKIEWNTDDAMILEKNISKGRGIDKLMQLLNCKCIRIGIGDAQNDIPLFENVDIKVAVSNALPEIKKIANIVVNNGPGYGVLELFNLIESNKIQGKISL; translated from the coding sequence ATGGAAAAAATTTTAGTTTTATCTGATTTTGATAGAACTCTAGCAGATGAAAATGATGGATTTGTGATAAAAAAAGATATAGTTAAAAAAATAAATGATTTTATACAATCTCATAGGAATATACTATTTTTCGTTGTAACTGGTAGAGAAAGAAAAAATATAAGAGGAGTTAAAAGGAAAAGTGTATTTGAATTGGCTAATGGATTAAAACCTACAGGTTGGATATTAGAAAATGGTTCAATAATTATTATAGATAATAAGGAATATATTGAAGTTTCTAAAGACTGGTTATCTGATATTCAGAAAATATCTGAGCAATTAACGAAAAATGGTATTGACCATGCATTAGGCGAGACAATAATTTTCGCTGATAATACTTGGGATAAAAGAGATCTACTTAACAAAATAGTTAGTAAAGTTAGCGAAGGAAGAGGTAAAATAGAATGGAATACTGACGATGCAATGATCTTAGAGAAAAATATAAGTAAGGGAAGAGGAATTGATAAACTAATGCAATTATTAAATTGTAAATGTATCAGAATAGGAATAGGTGATGCTCAAAATGACATACCACTATTTGAAAATGTTGATATAAAAGTAGCAGTATCAAATGCTTTGCCAGAAATTAAAAAAATTGCTAACATTGTAGTAAATAATGGTCCAGGCTACGGTGTCTTGGAACTATTTAATTTAATAGAATCAAATAAAATTCAAGGAAAAATAAGTCTTTGA
- a CDS encoding alcohol dehydrogenase catalytic domain-containing protein: MIAYVLEDGKVRKKIMKKPEIHEGEILVKMKASGLCGTDMEKICGQYTATTYLGHEVSGIVVESNSKDFKEGDRVFPHVHTPCYECYYCRKHSETMCPMYRSTNIYPGGFAEYFAVPEWNVRKGGVIKLPKCVSFEEGALIEPLSTVIRGLDKLHLEDDDTIFIAGSGSIGLLHLLTLKAKGLSVIVSNPPNYKLEYAKRLGADHIVSTDQNVPEKIKEYTNGRGADVAIVASASHNAIISAIESVRNGGTILLFAVPPRGMRLDYDLSKLFNREISIILTNSADDKDTRKALELIRRRKIRVSSIITHKFKLNEFDTMINEHKTNRSVIKAMIIN; the protein is encoded by the coding sequence ATGATTGCATACGTATTAGAAGACGGTAAAGTAAGAAAAAAGATAATGAAGAAACCAGAAATTCATGAAGGAGAGATCCTAGTAAAAATGAAGGCATCAGGCCTTTGCGGAACAGATATGGAAAAAATTTGTGGGCAATATACTGCAACAACTTATCTAGGACATGAAGTTTCGGGAATAGTAGTAGAGTCTAATTCAAAAGATTTTAAAGAAGGAGATAGAGTTTTTCCTCACGTTCATACTCCTTGTTATGAATGTTATTATTGCAGAAAACACAGCGAAACTATGTGTCCAATGTATAGATCTACTAACATTTATCCTGGAGGATTTGCAGAATATTTTGCTGTACCAGAGTGGAATGTAAGAAAGGGTGGTGTCATAAAGCTTCCAAAATGCGTTAGCTTTGAAGAAGGCGCATTAATTGAACCTTTATCTACTGTAATTAGAGGCTTAGACAAGCTACATTTAGAAGATGATGATACTATATTTATAGCAGGTTCTGGATCTATAGGATTGCTTCATTTACTTACATTAAAAGCAAAGGGACTATCAGTTATAGTAAGTAATCCTCCAAACTATAAGTTAGAATATGCTAAACGATTAGGTGCAGATCATATAGTTTCAACTGATCAGAATGTGCCAGAAAAGATAAAAGAATATACTAACGGTAGAGGAGCTGATGTTGCAATAGTTGCCTCGGCATCACATAATGCGATAATATCAGCAATAGAATCAGTAAGAAATGGTGGAACGATTCTATTATTCGCTGTACCTCCTAGAGGTATGAGATTAGATTATGATTTATCTAAATTATTCAATAGAGAAATTTCAATAATTTTAACAAATTCAGCAGATGATAAAGATACTAGAAAAGCATTAGAGTTAATTAGAAGGAGAAAAATTAGAGTTTCATCAATCATAACTCATAAATTTAAATTAAACGAATTTGATACCATGATTAATGAGCACAAAACTAATAGATCAGTAATTAAAGCTATGATAATTAACTAA
- a CDS encoding FAD-binding oxidoreductase, which translates to MNNEIPNVEHVIEEREDFSGEKVVPFLIFYPKNEEDIVKIINFALENKLSIIPWGYGTSLTGAVKCDKSCILIDMSKMNKILEINDVDWYVRVQPGVRLIDLFEELEKKGFMLPPDPASFFLCSVGGATSESSGGMKGVKYGSFREWVLALKVVLPTGEIIKVGEPLRKNRAGYDLTHLFVGSEGTLGVITEIWLRITPLPRRKIVTIVAWLKDFKSAGEAIIGLRKNRILPELSEYIDIDVIKALNKNLNAGLKESQGGMLIISVEEDLVNDVVKVLEGKTEEIKITKDDEAERIYSLRAQAAIAVKAESKTFFAEDIVVPISKLPYAIEELNSIAKKYNTKFYIISHIGDGNLHPNIVIEDPDIRQKVFEEIGRMAIDLGGSISGEHGIGTQKAKLMAEQILKHNGAKVLDLMYEIKKLIDPNDLMNPDKYVELAWKYSNSNNNYK; encoded by the coding sequence ATGAATAATGAAATCCCAAATGTTGAACATGTTATAGAAGAGCGAGAAGACTTTTCTGGAGAAAAAGTAGTTCCATTTCTAATTTTCTATCCAAAGAATGAAGAAGATATAGTTAAAATCATCAATTTTGCATTAGAAAATAAATTATCCATAATACCATGGGGATATGGAACTAGTTTAACTGGAGCAGTAAAATGTGATAAGTCTTGTATTCTCATAGACATGTCCAAAATGAATAAAATTTTAGAAATAAATGACGTGGATTGGTACGTAAGAGTTCAACCTGGAGTTAGACTAATAGATCTTTTCGAAGAATTAGAGAAAAAAGGATTTATGCTACCTCCAGATCCGGCTTCCTTCTTTCTATGTTCCGTTGGAGGAGCAACTTCAGAATCTTCTGGAGGAATGAAAGGAGTAAAATATGGTTCTTTTAGAGAATGGGTTTTAGCTTTAAAAGTAGTCTTACCAACTGGAGAGATAATAAAAGTTGGAGAACCTCTACGAAAAAATAGGGCTGGATATGACTTAACTCATCTATTTGTTGGAAGTGAAGGAACTTTAGGAGTAATTACTGAAATTTGGTTAAGAATTACTCCTCTACCTAGAAGAAAAATAGTAACAATAGTCGCATGGTTAAAAGACTTCAAATCTGCAGGAGAAGCAATTATAGGATTAAGAAAAAATAGAATTTTACCAGAATTATCTGAATATATTGATATAGATGTAATAAAAGCTCTAAATAAAAATCTTAATGCTGGCCTAAAAGAAAGTCAAGGTGGAATGCTCATTATTTCAGTTGAAGAAGATCTTGTTAATGATGTAGTAAAAGTTTTGGAAGGTAAAACTGAAGAAATTAAAATTACTAAGGACGATGAAGCAGAAAGAATTTACTCCTTAAGAGCTCAAGCAGCAATTGCAGTTAAAGCAGAATCTAAAACGTTTTTCGCCGAAGATATAGTAGTGCCGATCTCTAAGTTACCTTATGCTATAGAAGAATTAAATTCTATTGCAAAGAAATATAATACAAAGTTTTACATTATTTCACATATAGGAGATGGAAATTTACATCCTAATATAGTAATAGAAGATCCTGATATTAGGCAAAAGGTTTTTGAAGAAATTGGAAGGATGGCAATTGATTTAGGAGGTTCAATAAGTGGAGAACATGGAATAGGAACGCAAAAAGCTAAATTAATGGCAGAACAAATTTTGAAGCATAATGGAGCAAAAGTACTTGATTTAATGTACGAAATAAAGAAACTTATAGATCCAAACGATTTAATGAATCCAGATAAGTATGTGGAATTAGCCTGGAAATATAGTAATTCCAATAATAATTATAAATAA
- a CDS encoding sugar porter family MFS transporter — translation MDEEELLNKMDSNHTTKIYWSLTILATIGGFLFGYDTADIGTSLDLIPYHLSAFALGYLVAGVSLGAAIGAIMAGPLTDKYGRKSILLIDALIYAIGATVSAITINANMLLIARTFIGLAVGADSAIATAYIAEYAPKNKRGSLEMLQEWMITGAQTISYIIGFLILFYLPSLAFNLDWRIILGIAAIPALIGLAYRMRMPESPRWLVVKGKFDKLKDTLSKLGIEGITDQELQKISSGIKSNKSRLTPGVKRALLVAGLWMMFQQITGINIPFYYGPYIFAPFFKGGGDLSSITAGIIATLIISTTQTIIVLFAIKYVDKIGRKGLGRIGYLGMGIFLAFGGASLLIFSGLGKVIGLIVSFIGYMIFFGLGVGGIGWTIQGEYFPTRIRGTMASILAFINWISNFVIIEVFPIWKDAIGLASVMFSFAALSIIAEIIFLFILPETKGLSVEEIVEMFEKQANKS, via the coding sequence ATGGACGAAGAAGAATTATTAAATAAAATGGATTCTAACCATACTACAAAAATATATTGGTCTTTGACAATTTTAGCTACAATTGGGGGATTCTTATTTGGTTACGATACTGCAGACATTGGAACATCTTTAGATTTAATACCATATCACTTATCTGCTTTTGCTTTAGGTTATTTAGTTGCAGGCGTGTCATTAGGTGCTGCTATAGGGGCTATAATGGCTGGACCTCTAACAGATAAATATGGTAGAAAGTCTATACTTTTAATAGATGCCTTAATTTACGCTATAGGAGCAACAGTTTCCGCTATTACAATTAACGCAAATATGTTGCTTATAGCTAGAACATTTATAGGTTTGGCAGTAGGTGCAGATTCAGCTATTGCAACAGCGTATATTGCAGAATATGCTCCAAAAAATAAAAGAGGAAGCTTAGAGATGTTACAAGAATGGATGATAACAGGTGCTCAGACTATTTCTTATATAATAGGATTTCTTATCTTGTTTTATCTACCTTCTTTAGCATTTAACTTAGATTGGAGAATAATTTTAGGCATTGCAGCAATTCCGGCTTTAATAGGATTAGCCTATAGAATGAGAATGCCTGAATCTCCAAGATGGTTAGTCGTAAAAGGTAAATTTGATAAATTGAAAGATACATTATCTAAATTAGGAATAGAAGGTATAACTGACCAAGAACTTCAAAAAATTTCATCAGGAATAAAATCTAATAAATCTAGGTTAACGCCTGGTGTAAAAAGAGCTTTACTAGTTGCTGGATTATGGATGATGTTCCAACAAATAACTGGAATAAATATTCCATTCTATTATGGTCCTTATATATTTGCACCATTCTTTAAGGGTGGAGGAGACTTGTCTTCGATAACCGCAGGAATAATAGCAACTTTAATCATTTCTACTACTCAAACAATTATAGTGTTATTTGCTATAAAATATGTTGATAAAATAGGAAGAAAAGGTTTAGGAAGAATAGGTTATCTTGGAATGGGAATATTCTTAGCATTTGGAGGCGCATCTTTACTAATATTTTCTGGCCTAGGTAAAGTAATAGGATTAATAGTAAGTTTCATAGGTTATATGATCTTCTTCGGGTTAGGAGTAGGAGGAATAGGATGGACGATTCAAGGAGAATATTTCCCTACACGTATTAGAGGAACTATGGCATCAATATTAGCTTTCATAAATTGGATATCCAATTTTGTAATAATAGAAGTATTTCCGATATGGAAGGATGCTATAGGCTTAGCATCAGTAATGTTTAGTTTTGCAGCACTGTCTATAATAGCAGAAATTATATTTTTGTTCATACTGCCGGAAACAAAAGGGCTAAGTGTAGAGGAAATAGTGGAAATGTTTGAAAAACAAGCAAATAAATCATGA
- a CDS encoding FAD-dependent oxidoreductase encodes MSKKIVIVGGGIAGMGIANTLAEKMKNTEITVINKEDFYFAGPSRPLLLTKEQDYNRIIRGYEKVGEKGIKVTIGNVYKIDPDNRKVYISESTIGYRNEEIDYDYLVLTPGIVFDDSSITGFDKYWWKNTTVYDPGRVNVLKERLWTENEGTVLVYAPKAPYRCAPAPTETALLSHTVLAYRGVRSKFNIIHIDANDKTQPPFAADIVKQTYDKAGIQLVTGQEITEIGENYVVTKSGEKYNFTILALLEPNRAPKFIEEAGLGTPFVEIRSPQDLRHPKYDDILSAGDAAKLPFPKNQEIAFESSLFAANKILEMEGVSEKVPVQYAFVGWAYMGNLEGKLETLSLQFQMDLTSQPPKPSKDPQLKREYTLQKDKWEQAYLEKLFGYKYL; translated from the coding sequence ATGTCCAAAAAGATTGTTATAGTAGGTGGCGGAATAGCTGGAATGGGAATAGCTAACACCTTAGCAGAAAAGATGAAAAATACAGAAATAACAGTAATAAATAAAGAAGACTTTTATTTTGCTGGTCCTAGTAGACCATTACTTTTAACCAAAGAACAAGATTACAATAGAATAATTAGAGGTTATGAGAAAGTAGGAGAAAAAGGAATAAAAGTAACCATAGGAAACGTGTACAAAATAGATCCAGACAATAGGAAAGTTTACATTTCAGAGTCTACAATAGGATATAGAAATGAAGAAATCGATTACGATTACCTAGTTTTGACTCCAGGCATAGTCTTTGATGATTCTTCTATAACAGGTTTTGACAAATATTGGTGGAAAAACACTACAGTTTACGATCCAGGTAGAGTAAACGTATTAAAAGAGAGACTATGGACAGAAAATGAAGGTACAGTTCTAGTATACGCTCCAAAAGCTCCATACAGATGTGCACCAGCACCTACTGAAACTGCATTACTTTCTCACACAGTTTTAGCTTATAGAGGAGTAAGAAGCAAATTCAACATAATTCATATAGATGCTAATGATAAAACACAACCTCCTTTTGCAGCAGACATAGTTAAACAAACGTATGATAAGGCTGGGATTCAATTAGTAACTGGTCAAGAAATTACAGAAATAGGAGAGAATTACGTTGTAACTAAATCTGGAGAGAAATACAATTTCACAATTTTAGCACTACTAGAACCTAATAGAGCTCCGAAGTTTATAGAAGAAGCAGGATTAGGAACTCCATTTGTAGAAATTAGATCACCACAAGACTTAAGGCATCCAAAATATGACGATATTTTATCAGCAGGAGATGCAGCGAAATTACCATTCCCTAAGAATCAAGAAATAGCATTTGAAAGCTCATTATTTGCTGCAAATAAAATCTTAGAAATGGAAGGAGTATCAGAAAAAGTGCCAGTACAGTATGCTTTCGTAGGCTGGGCATACATGGGTAATTTAGAAGGAAAACTAGAGACATTAAGTTTGCAGTTCCAAATGGATTTAACGTCACAACCTCCTAAACCTAGCAAAGATCCGCAATTGAAGAGAGAATATACTTTACAAAAAGATAAATGGGAACAAGCATATTTAGAAAAACTATTCGGATATAAGTATTTATAG
- a CDS encoding APC family permease, which translates to MPKQSKPNNRLRKEINFVELFIIGLSGAVATAVFFSQVEMTAFAGPGSLIAWIIGILLYFTIGLTYIELSQTYPEAGGPSRYSIYSHGIVTNLINATSDLIWYLFIPPIEAYATIEGLDFFFPQLLNKEDFPTLLGALVGVIILIAYIPFNYYGIKVFARVTAGFGSIKMIFYALPALALVVLFAKPSNFTAYHGILPFGIAGVFAAMPFAMFAFGGARVVPDFAEETKNKRDIIYALLFTILGQATIYILYNIALLTTINWSAFGIKPGDWSGLSNVVGNPFVILTSSYDLKIFLIIILIGAIAGPFLTGYIYMGSGSRVLLAMGRSKFMSSAMKQLHEKYAIPYWGLIVFAVVGALITFLFAPIPSIYGLISDSVVAGYLGFATNPVALVVLRRQGVTKYKIPFGNVISAIAFIGASLIVFWSGWPSVPYSVVLLAIASAVFAVLGKATADFKESIWYVTYIGFLTLMTYIGSDGALSIIPFLPATIITAVVSLAVFYPAGILSGLRKENYLEHEMEKEEEPRKE; encoded by the coding sequence ATGCCCAAACAGTCTAAACCTAATAATAGATTAAGAAAAGAAATAAATTTTGTGGAATTGTTTATAATAGGTCTTTCAGGCGCAGTAGCTACTGCAGTATTCTTTAGTCAAGTCGAAATGACTGCTTTTGCCGGACCAGGTAGTTTAATAGCATGGATTATTGGAATTCTTCTATACTTTACTATAGGATTAACATATATTGAACTTTCACAAACTTATCCAGAAGCTGGAGGACCTTCTAGATATTCGATTTATTCTCATGGTATTGTAACTAATTTGATAAATGCTACTTCTGATTTAATATGGTATCTATTCATTCCTCCAATAGAAGCTTATGCTACAATAGAGGGATTGGATTTCTTCTTTCCACAACTTTTAAATAAGGAAGATTTTCCTACTTTATTAGGAGCATTAGTTGGAGTAATAATTCTAATAGCTTATATTCCATTCAATTATTATGGGATAAAAGTATTCGCGCGAGTTACAGCAGGATTTGGAAGCATAAAGATGATATTTTACGCATTACCTGCATTGGCGCTAGTCGTATTATTTGCTAAGCCTTCAAACTTTACTGCTTATCATGGAATTCTTCCATTCGGAATAGCTGGAGTATTCGCTGCTATGCCTTTTGCTATGTTTGCTTTTGGTGGAGCTAGAGTAGTTCCAGATTTTGCGGAAGAAACTAAAAATAAAAGAGATATCATTTATGCGTTGCTTTTCACTATATTAGGGCAAGCAACAATATATATTCTTTATAATATAGCACTATTAACTACAATAAATTGGAGTGCATTCGGAATAAAGCCAGGAGATTGGAGTGGGTTATCAAATGTTGTAGGAAATCCTTTTGTAATATTAACGTCATCATATGATTTGAAGATATTTCTAATCATAATACTAATTGGAGCAATAGCTGGACCTTTTCTTACTGGATATATTTATATGGGAAGTGGAAGCAGAGTCCTTCTAGCTATGGGAAGATCTAAATTTATGAGTAGTGCGATGAAGCAATTGCATGAAAAGTATGCTATCCCATACTGGGGATTGATCGTATTTGCTGTAGTTGGAGCTTTAATAACATTTCTATTTGCTCCTATACCTAGTATTTATGGTTTAATTTCGGATAGCGTAGTAGCAGGATATTTAGGATTTGCAACTAATCCAGTTGCTTTAGTAGTTTTAAGAAGACAAGGAGTAACTAAATATAAGATACCTTTTGGAAATGTTATATCTGCTATAGCTTTTATTGGAGCTTCATTAATAGTATTCTGGAGCGGATGGCCATCAGTTCCATATTCTGTTGTTCTTTTAGCTATAGCTTCAGCAGTTTTTGCTGTCTTAGGAAAAGCTACAGCAGATTTTAAGGAATCTATTTGGTACGTAACGTATATAGGATTTCTTACATTAATGACTTACATAGGAAGCGATGGAGCCCTAAGTATTATTCCATTTCTGCCAGCTACAATAATTACTGCAGTTGTATCGCTTGCAGTATTCTATCCTGCAGGCATATTATCTGGTTTAAGGAAAGAGAACTATTTAGAACATGAAATGGAAAAAGAAGAGGAGCCTAGAAAAGAATGA